The Bacillota bacterium genome segment ACGGGAATCTTCTCACCCGGCCTGACTAAAAGTAGATCCCCTTTCTTGACCTGCTCAACCGGCACTTCTTTTACCTGATCATCTACGATAATATTTGCGGTCGGTGGAACCAGACTAAGCAATGATTCAATTGCCTCGTTCGTGCGGCTGCGTGCCGCCATCTCAAGCCAGTGTCCCAAAAGGACAAAGGTAAGTAGCATTGTAGCCGCCTCATAAAACGTCTCGCCACCAAATATAAAGGTTGCCGCCACGCTGTATAGATAAGCCGCCAGCACTGCCACAGAAACAAGTACCGCCATGTTGGTTGTTCTTTGCCTGAGCGCACGCCATGCCCCAGTGAAGAAAAACCATCCACCATAGATCACGGCAGGGGTTGAGAATATAAAGTGAAATAGGTTGCGATCAATTGGAAGCGGTATACTGCGCCCGATTATCGTCTCACCTATTGGAGAAGTAAAGACGACCACTGCAGTTAAAATGGCTGTAACGATAAAGGCGTTCCTTAAAGTTCTTACCATCTCGGGACCATGCGCGGCATGCTCAGTCTCAAAACCATACTCTGACTGCCAAGCTGGTGCAACGTGGTTATGCGCCTCGTGTTGTGGGGCTTCATGGACTATCTTTGTCTCTACTCTTGCGTTTCCTGGGTGGATATGACCGTGGATCCCATGATCCGCATCCTCACACGTCTGATCAATTATCTGTATTATTTGACGCTCGGTTATGCCATGGGGATCATAAGTTACTGTTGCGATTCTTTTCTGCAGGTCAACTTCCGCGGACAGCACACTTGGATTGCGCATTAGTCTGGTCTTAAGCAATCCTTCATACCCTGGGACCTCAGATACTCTCTCCAGCCTTAATTCAACGGTTCTTTGCTTCTCGTGTTCATGAGCATGCTTATGCATATTAAATCACCTGCAACCTATTTACCCAAAATAGAGGACGGCGGACGTTCCTATACAAACTATACAAAAACTACAGTAACTTAATCCAAAGATATGGGTCTACTCTTGATTTTACCTTGCCCACCCTCAAGCCTCGTAGATAGTTGTAACGATGATATTTAATATATACGATAAGCAGGGCGCAAAGAAGGAGAGGTGTCGATTAGGAGACTTTACGTTTCCTTCGTCTTTTTAAAATGTCGTTTAAGAAAGGCAAGAGCATGCTCACAGATGTAAGAATAGCAGCCGTTATAATTCCTAGGATAAGACGGTTGACCATCAAGTTCACCCGCTGCAACTCCTCATCTAATCTTGGTTGCTGCATTACAACGGTAAGTTCTCCTCTTGATAGCTGATTCAAAATACGCCGAACTTGCCTGGGTGCCCTCGATGCAACATCAGCATACTCGGTAAGAGCTTTTAACCCCCTATTGATAATAGTTAGCGGCGAGCGAGATTCTTCCCATACCCTTCTGGCAAAAGGTGCCATAGCCTCGGCAAAATTAAAATTGGGGTCAAGCTGTAGGACCAGGCTCTCTTCCATCGATACAGTTTTAATTAAAAGTGCGAGGTCTGCAGGCAGACGAAGGTTATATCTTCTGACAAGGGAGACCACATCATTTAGAACATCGCGCACATTTACCTGCCTTAAAGTCAGACCATAGTATTTCATGATTAGCGTACGTATATCGCTTCTTAAAGCCCCGAGCCTTTCGATACGACCCACAACACCTAAATCGACATAAGCATCGATAACTGCATCCGCATCCTGCTGAAAAATTGCAATGAAAATCTCGACTAGATTTGCCTTGGTTTCTTGATCAATATATCCTGTCATCCCAAAATCAACGATGCCAATAACCCCATCCTCCATAACGAAGAAGTTAGCGGGATGGGGATCGGCATGAAAAAAGCCGTGCCTAAAGACTTGCTCAAGAAGGATATCTGCGCTTTGCCTTGCGATAATTTTTGGATCGATCCCTGCTTCCTCTAGTGCCTTCTTATCATTGATGCGCAACCCAGATATACGCTCCATAGTGATAACACCGCTGCTTGTAAAATCCCAGTAGATATACGGAATGTAGACTCGCTTATCGCCATCAAAATTTTCGCGAAAACGGTCAGCGTTTCGACCTTCTTGTATATAATCAAGTTCTCTAAGAAGCGTTTGCGTAAATTCCCGCGCTATTCCCTCAAAATCATAGTTCTTTGCAGCTGGCAAGCGGCGGCTTGCAAGCCGTGCCAAGTCAGTTATGATCTCCACATCAATGGCAACCTGATCTTGCACTCCAGGCCGCTTCACCTTTACCACTACACTCTCGCCAGTTTTAAGCTTGGCAGCATGAACCTGGCCAATTGAAGCGCTCGCCATTGGCTCAGCGTCAAAGTAAGCAAATATTTCACTAACGCTTCGATTTAATTCCCGCTCTATCTCCGCTTCTATAAGATCAGCTCTTGCAGGCGGAACCTGATCCAGCAGCTTCCCTAATTCGTATATGTATTCAGACGGCAGTAGATCGACTCGTGTGCTTAATATTTGGCCAAATTTTATAA includes the following:
- a CDS encoding AarF/ABC1/UbiB kinase family protein, giving the protein MVSLIPQVGQIGLRLAISKQYRNRYRQVIRTLLKHGFGVLVDQLGLSRYLPFRIIPFRHREAVEAYTQAERLRMVFEELGTTFIKFGQILSTRVDLLPSEYIYELGKLLDQVPPARADLIEAEIERELNRSVSEIFAYFDAEPMASASIGQVHAAKLKTGESVVVKVKRPGVQDQVAIDVEIITDLARLASRRLPAAKNYDFEGIAREFTQTLLRELDYIQEGRNADRFRENFDGDKRVYIPYIYWDFTSSGVITMERISGLRINDKKALEEAGIDPKIIARQSADILLEQVFRHGFFHADPHPANFFVMEDGVIGIVDFGMTGYIDQETKANLVEIFIAIFQQDADAVIDAYVDLGVVGRIERLGALRSDIRTLIMKYYGLTLRQVNVRDVLNDVVSLVRRYNLRLPADLALLIKTVSMEESLVLQLDPNFNFAEAMAPFARRVWEESRSPLTIINRGLKALTEYADVASRAPRQVRRILNQLSRGELTVVMQQPRLDEELQRVNLMVNRLILGIITAAILTSVSMLLPFLNDILKRRRKRKVS